The Leucoraja erinacea ecotype New England chromosome 19, Leri_hhj_1, whole genome shotgun sequence genome has a segment encoding these proteins:
- the LOC129706300 gene encoding CD9 antigen-like — MPQIHAKCFKYCLIALNLIFALLGLIILMLGFWFRFDPRTRSLFDIDENAKRISVGIYVMWAAGSLLLVAGIIGYLSVTRQYRCMIWIYLGFLILLFLIEMGVAIWAFVQKDQVIEQLQTTYIKTAASNNKDVDFDCMINAIHKTLDCCGYLDESGQQAGCNPPGQHKDCGKAIEEIINSKLHIFAATAFGIALVTVLGIILTILFQRSLKSSRVI; from the exons ATGCCGCAGATACACGCAAAATGTTTCAAATATTGCCTGATTGCTCTCAACTTGATATTCGCG CTGCTGGGCCTCATCATCCTGATGCTGGGATTCTGGTTCCGCTTTGATCCGAGGACGAGGAGCCTCTTTGACATTGACGAGAATGCCAAACGGATCAGTGTCG GTATCTATGTCATGTGGGCAGCAGGGAGTTTGCTGCTGGTCGCTGGAATTATTGGATACCTGAGTGTAACTCGGCAATACAGGTGTATGATCTGGATA taCCTAGGATTTCTGATTCTCTTATTTCTGATTGAAATGGGAGTTGCCATCTGGGCGTTTGTGCAGAAGGATCAG GTCATCGAGCAACTGCAGACCACCTACATCAAGACCGCAGCCAGCAACAACAAAGACGTTGACTTTGACTGCATGATCAACGCCATACACAAAACC CTGGACTGCTGTGGTTACCTCGATGAATCAGGACAGCAGGCAGGATGCAACCCCCCAGGTCAACATAAA GACTGTGGAAAGGCCATTGAGGAAATCATCAATTCCAAACTCCACATCTTTGCAGCCACCGCCTTTGGCATTGCCTTGGTTACA GTCCTGGGGATAATTCTCACAATCCTCTTTCAGAGATCCCTCAAGTCATCCCGTGTGATTTAA